TCCGTTGGGCTGGCAATTTTACAAGGTCGGTTTGCAGGTAAGCCCCTGGGAGACCTTGTTCCAAAAGGGATCGCTGGCAATTGCGTTACGTGCACTGCTTGGCGCCCGGCTCTATGATCGCTTGTTCCGTCGTCAGCCATCGGTTACTTCTGAGCAGACAATGGCATCGGCTTAACCGGGGATTGCTATGAATGTACGTGCGGTGGTTAGTAAAACTATCGATCAGGTTGGGAATGTGTTGTTAAGTCCACCGTATGGTGGGTTTGGCTACTACTATAATCACGGGCCGCGTACCCGGCGGGCGGTTGCTTTTACCTTTGATGATGGGCCGTCGCGCCCGTGTACCGAATGGCTGCTTGATACTCTGGGTGAACTTGGCGTGAAGGCGACATTTTTCTGTGTTGGCCTCAGCGTACAATGGCATCCCGAAGTGGTGCAGCGGGCGTTTGCTGAAGGGCACGTGATCGGCAACCATTCGATGATGCACAGCCGTAAAGCAGGTTTGATGCTACGGGGTGGTGCGCATATCGATGAGGCGACGACGGCGATCTCCCAGGTTATCGGTCTGCGACCACGCCTCTACCGGCCACCGTGGGGGTGGTTGACACCATGGGAAGGGCAGCGTTTGCATCAGCGTGGCTATGCGGTGATCGGTTGGGATATTTATCCTGACGATTGGAAGGTGCCGGAAGTCCCTGCAGAACGTTTAGTTGCCCAGATCAAGCCATTGATCAAACCCGGCTCGATTATCTTGATGCACGACTCAGTCTCGAATCAGATTCGTTGGGAAAAGACAGAGACGGCACGGGCTGTGCGTTTATTGACTCCATGGCTCCGTGATGAGGGGTATGAGATTGTAACGATCCCGGATTTACTGGGTCTACCGGCGTATGCCAGGGTGTAGGCAGTGTGGATTTCTACGTCAGAATATCCGGTATGAGAGTTTACATAACGTCCTGATGCGACGAGGGCGTTAGTAGGGGGAGGGGATGAGTTTGCCGACGATTAGTGCTGTTATCTGTACTCGCAACCGGGGCGAGCGTATTCTGGCCGCGGTCGAAAGTATTCTGGCTAACGATCATCCCGCTTTTGAACTGATTGTCGTTGATCAAAGCACCGATGAGGTGACGGGAACTGCGTTACGGCGCTTCCACCATGATCGGCGTTTACGTTACATCACTACGCCGACCAAGGGGTTGGGGCTGGCCCGCAATATTGGTTTACAACTGGCTCGTGCACCGCTGGTGGCGTTTACCGATGATGATTGCCGGGTGCCATCAGACTGGCTACGTATCATTGAAGACGAATTGCGACGTGAACCGCAGGCGGCAGTGCTGTTTTGTAATGTGTTTGAAGGGCCACACGATACCGGTGCCGGCTTTGTCCCCGGCTACCAGCTTCGTCAACGTGCTGTCGTGAAGACGTTCTGGCAAAAATGTCGTGCCCGTGGCATTGGTGCCGGGATGGCGGTACGTCGTGAGCCGGTGCTGGCCATGGGTGGTTTTGATGAGGTGTTGGGTGCCGGTGGGTACTTTCCATCCGCAGAAGATGCCGATATTGCAGTACGGGCCATTGCACACGGCTGGTACGTGCTGGAAACACCTGCAACCTTTGTGATCCACGATGGCTTTCGTACCTGGCGGGAAGCCAGGGAACTGGCTGCACGAGATTGGGAAGGTTTGGGCGCTGCCTATATTAAGCCGTTAAAAGCTGGTCGGTGGCAGGCCGGGATCGTGCTGCTGTACGAATTGCTGGTACCCGCGCTGATCGAGCCGCTATTACCAGTTCTCCGCTTGCAACGACCACGTGGTTTAGGTCGGCTCGTGGCTCTGGTGCGTGGTTGTCTGCGCGGTCTGGCCCATCCAATAAACCGTGCGCAGCTTGTCTATCAAGGGGTAACAGGGGTGCCGGCAATCATCGAGCGATCACTGTAGTGTGGAGAGAATATATGCTGGTTTCAGTCATTATTGCAACAAAGCAGCGCCCACAGCCGTTATACGATGCGGTGCAGAGTGTTTTTCAGAGCACGTATCAGGAGTTTGAGTTGTTCGTGATTGATCAAAGTCCTGATAATGCCAGTGAGATGATTCTCTCTCCATTCCACAGCGATCCGCGCTTCCACTATCTGCTCAATCGGCGCCCCGGCTTTGGGGCGGCGAGTTCGCGGAATCTGGGAATTGCGGCGAGTCACGGTGAGATTGTAGCGTTGATTGATGATGATGTGGTTGTGAAACCCGATTGGCTGGCCCAGATTGTTGCCGAATTCAGTGCTGATCCAGAGCTGGATTTTATTGCCGGAAGACTCAGCGCATCACCATACGACCGGACGGCCGGCTATACGCCGGAATTTGAGGCATGGCCGTACCTGTCGCGCTGGCACTTTCCGTTGCACGCTTCAGGCGCTAACTTTAGTATGCGACGACGCCTGTTTGATCGAGTTGGTGGCTACGATGAATTTTGTGGCCCTGGGAGCCGTCTGCGGGCATCAGATGATACCGATCTGTGCTGGCGAATTGTGCGGAGTGGCGCTCGCTACAAGATTTGTCCGCATATTGAAGTGGTGCATCTCCATGGATTTCGTCCGCAAGCTGAAGCTGAAGCGCTCTTTGCCCGCTATCAGTATGGCAACGGCGGCAATTTTGGGCGATTTACCCGGCGTGGCGATCTGTTCGCCGGTGCCTGGTTTCTGGCTCGTGAAGTAAAACATCTTGTGCGGGCACTGCCAGCCCTACTGCGTGGAGATCGCCGGGAGTTGATGTACTCGCACCAGCGGTTACGTGGTTTCTGGGATGGTTTTCGGCTGCCTCCGAATGAAGGTTTTGTCAGTGGTGAAAAATTGCGTCAAATGATGGTATCCCTATCTGAGACTTCCTCTGCATAATACACTCGTGATGGAAATAGAGCAGTTGCTGTCCGATCTTTGTTTTAGTCAATGCTCTTAGATTCAGTGCAGAAGACTCAACTATGTTGCTCCCTACTATAAGCGTGGTCATCTGTACGAGTGATCGTGGTGGGACTGTTGCGGACACCGTTGCAAGTATTCTCGCAAATGATCATCCGGCCTTTGAGGTGTTCGTGATCGATCAGAGCAGTGATGCAGGCACTTTTCAGGCATTACAACAGTTTCATCATGATCGACGCTTGCACTACGTGCCTGTACGCTTCAAGGGTTGGGCGAAAGGTCACAATCTCGGTCTGCGTATCGCACGTTCACCCCTGATCGCAATCACCGATGATGATTGTGTGGTACCACCAGATTGGTTGCGAATTCTGGAAACCGAGATGGGGACTGAGCCGCACGCAGCCGTGCTCTACTGTAACGTTTTGCCAGGTCCCCACGACCCCAGCGCCGGGTTTGTCCCTGGCTTTCAATGCACCAGACGTGTCGTCGTCAATACCCTGCGCGAGAAATGGTATGTACGGGGGATTGGTGCGGGCATGGCCATTCATCGAGAACGAATTCTGGAGATAGGCGGTTTCGACGAGAGTCTGGGGCCGGGTGGTACGTTTAAGTCGGCAGCGGATGTCGATATTGCCATTCGCGCTATCCTGGCCGGCTGGTCTGTAGTCGGAACACCGGCGACATCAGTCATTCACTACGGGTTTCGGACCTGGCAAGAGGGCCGCCGTCTGACAGCGCGCAATTGGGAAGGGTTAGGTGCGGCATTTATCAAGCCTGTAAAGGCCGGTTACTTCGAGGCCGGTATATTGCTCTGGTATGAGTTGCAGCCGGTATTGCTTGAGCCGCTGTTATCTCTCTCACATTTGCAGCGTCCTCACGGTTTAGGGCGCTTTGTCGCCTTTATGAGAGGGTGTCTGCGCGGATTGCTTCATCATATAGATCGGAAGCGATTGGTTTACCTATAGCTAAAAATGAAATGAGGAAAACTGTTGAATATCTGGTCGATTAATCTGTGTGACCAAATCGTTATCTCATTCATCAGAAGCAGTGAATGTCACAGCAAAGATTGCGTCAGCAGCCACCGGTATCTCGCTTGCAGTTACCGTTGTACTGGTGGGAATAAGAGAGCTGGTGGTCTGGTTCAGTGTGACCTCTATTGCAGCCGGCATATTGCTCAGTGTGAGGGTTAGTGGACGGGTTGTGGCATTGCGTCCGATGATGTGAATTGTTCCGGTGGCCGGATCGCGAAAGGCGACAAGCGGTAAGGCTGCATCGGCTGAAACCCCTATCTGTACCACTCCCGGTGTGACGAAGCGGGCAATCTGCGCAATAGCAGCAAAGCGTGGCCGGACCTGAAACTCGCCGC
This genomic window from Chloroflexus aurantiacus J-10-fl contains:
- a CDS encoding polysaccharide deacetylase family protein, producing the protein MNVRAVVSKTIDQVGNVLLSPPYGGFGYYYNHGPRTRRAVAFTFDDGPSRPCTEWLLDTLGELGVKATFFCVGLSVQWHPEVVQRAFAEGHVIGNHSMMHSRKAGLMLRGGAHIDEATTAISQVIGLRPRLYRPPWGWLTPWEGQRLHQRGYAVIGWDIYPDDWKVPEVPAERLVAQIKPLIKPGSIILMHDSVSNQIRWEKTETARAVRLLTPWLRDEGYEIVTIPDLLGLPAYARV
- a CDS encoding glycosyltransferase family 2 protein, yielding MSLPTISAVICTRNRGERILAAVESILANDHPAFELIVVDQSTDEVTGTALRRFHHDRRLRYITTPTKGLGLARNIGLQLARAPLVAFTDDDCRVPSDWLRIIEDELRREPQAAVLFCNVFEGPHDTGAGFVPGYQLRQRAVVKTFWQKCRARGIGAGMAVRREPVLAMGGFDEVLGAGGYFPSAEDADIAVRAIAHGWYVLETPATFVIHDGFRTWREARELAARDWEGLGAAYIKPLKAGRWQAGIVLLYELLVPALIEPLLPVLRLQRPRGLGRLVALVRGCLRGLAHPINRAQLVYQGVTGVPAIIERSL
- a CDS encoding glycosyltransferase family 2 protein, which produces MLVSVIIATKQRPQPLYDAVQSVFQSTYQEFELFVIDQSPDNASEMILSPFHSDPRFHYLLNRRPGFGAASSRNLGIAASHGEIVALIDDDVVVKPDWLAQIVAEFSADPELDFIAGRLSASPYDRTAGYTPEFEAWPYLSRWHFPLHASGANFSMRRRLFDRVGGYDEFCGPGSRLRASDDTDLCWRIVRSGARYKICPHIEVVHLHGFRPQAEAEALFARYQYGNGGNFGRFTRRGDLFAGAWFLAREVKHLVRALPALLRGDRRELMYSHQRLRGFWDGFRLPPNEGFVSGEKLRQMMVSLSETSSA
- a CDS encoding glycosyltransferase family 2 protein, with protein sequence MLLPTISVVICTSDRGGTVADTVASILANDHPAFEVFVIDQSSDAGTFQALQQFHHDRRLHYVPVRFKGWAKGHNLGLRIARSPLIAITDDDCVVPPDWLRILETEMGTEPHAAVLYCNVLPGPHDPSAGFVPGFQCTRRVVVNTLREKWYVRGIGAGMAIHRERILEIGGFDESLGPGGTFKSAADVDIAIRAILAGWSVVGTPATSVIHYGFRTWQEGRRLTARNWEGLGAAFIKPVKAGYFEAGILLWYELQPVLLEPLLSLSHLQRPHGLGRFVAFMRGCLRGLLHHIDRKRLVYL